A genomic segment from Flavobacterium inviolabile encodes:
- a CDS encoding PspC domain-containing protein, with protein sequence MNKTVSINLGGFFFYMDEDAYQKLNRYFDAIKRSLSPDGRDEIMNDIESRVAELLSEKLSSEKQVVGLTEIDQVITVMGQPEDYRIEDDANESNTTYTAYNSTSGSKKLYRDKEKGLLGGVAAGFGHYLGIDPLWLRILLIVLVFAGFGTGIVAYIILWILIPEAKTTSEKLEMTGEPITISNIEKKVREGFGEISEKINNLDHQKIADNAKTGATKVATTIEDVFMTIFRVFAKAIGAFIVLFSFMSLIGVAIASIMMIFTATMPDTPWFSYMNASNYTDLPMWFLGILMLLAIGIPLFFFFLLGLKILVNNLKSIGSIAKFTLLGVWIISIVVFIYVGIRQATEVGFEGKVVQKENLAIAANDTLNIKMRFNDYFSKTADSNTDFRFVQDSAQNDVIYSNNIEIHILKTSEEPYMQIEKISEGKSLSDARQRAEKIKYNFENQGNTLILDNYLLTGMANKYRHQKVLIYLYLPEGAIIHPSENVDNYLENHYSNYYLNEDSDQYYYRIEKEELKCLNCPPEENSEESDEENPDSTSTSTTVTINGKGVQIKEASKKEVTKSVEGVEIKDNKIIINTK encoded by the coding sequence ATGAACAAAACAGTAAGTATAAATTTAGGAGGTTTTTTCTTTTATATGGATGAAGACGCCTATCAGAAATTAAACCGCTACTTCGATGCTATTAAGCGCTCGCTTTCTCCGGATGGCAGAGATGAAATCATGAATGACATTGAAAGTAGAGTTGCCGAACTTTTATCTGAAAAACTTTCAAGTGAGAAACAGGTTGTAGGCTTAACCGAAATTGATCAGGTAATCACTGTAATGGGACAACCTGAGGATTACAGAATTGAAGATGACGCTAACGAATCCAATACAACTTATACGGCCTATAACAGTACGTCCGGTTCCAAAAAACTATACCGTGACAAAGAAAAAGGATTATTAGGTGGTGTAGCGGCAGGTTTTGGCCACTATTTGGGAATTGATCCGCTTTGGCTGCGAATCCTGTTAATCGTATTGGTTTTCGCCGGATTCGGAACCGGTATCGTTGCCTATATCATTCTATGGATTTTAATCCCGGAAGCCAAAACAACTTCTGAGAAATTAGAAATGACCGGTGAACCGATCACAATCTCAAATATCGAAAAGAAGGTTCGTGAAGGTTTTGGCGAGATTTCCGAAAAAATCAACAATCTGGATCATCAGAAAATAGCCGATAATGCCAAAACCGGAGCCACGAAAGTAGCAACAACCATTGAAGATGTTTTCATGACGATCTTTAGAGTTTTTGCCAAAGCCATTGGCGCTTTCATTGTGCTTTTCTCATTCATGAGTTTAATCGGGGTTGCTATTGCTTCCATAATGATGATCTTTACGGCAACAATGCCGGATACACCCTGGTTTAGTTATATGAACGCTTCAAACTATACCGATCTGCCGATGTGGTTTTTAGGCATCCTGATGCTGCTGGCTATTGGTATACCGCTTTTCTTCTTCTTCTTATTGGGATTAAAGATTTTAGTGAACAATTTGAAATCCATCGGAAGTATTGCGAAATTTACCTTGCTAGGTGTTTGGATCATCTCGATAGTGGTGTTCATCTATGTAGGAATCCGTCAGGCAACCGAAGTGGGCTTTGAAGGTAAAGTTGTTCAAAAAGAAAACTTAGCTATTGCTGCAAACGATACCTTAAATATCAAAATGCGTTTTAATGATTATTTCTCTAAAACAGCCGACAGTAATACCGACTTCCGTTTTGTACAGGATTCTGCTCAGAATGATGTGATCTATTCGAACAACATTGAGATCCATATCTTAAAGACTTCGGAAGAACCGTATATGCAGATTGAAAAAATATCGGAAGGAAAATCACTTTCTGATGCCAGACAAAGAGCTGAAAAAATAAAATATAATTTTGAAAATCAAGGAAATACTTTAATTTTAGATAATTATTTATTAACCGGTATGGCTAATAAATACCGTCACCAGAAAGTCCTTATTTATCTTTATCTTCCGGAAGGTGCCATTATCCACCCTTCAGAAAATGTAGACAATTATCTGGAAAACCATTATTCAAACTATTATTTAAACGAGGACAGTGACCAGTATTATTACAGAATAGAAAAAGAAGAATTAAAATGCCTGAACTGCCCGCCGGAAGAAAACAGCGAGGAATCAGATGAAGAAAACCCGGACAGCACTTCTACCTCAACGACGGTAACCATTAACGGAAAAGGCGTTCAGATCAAAGAAGCTTCTAAAAAAGAAGTGACCAAAAGTGTTGAAGGTGTTGAGATTAAAGACAACAAAATAATTATCAATACAAAATAA
- a CDS encoding PadR family transcriptional regulator, with product MNIENTKAQMRKGILEFCILSVIKEKDAYTSEILDTLKNAKLLVVEGTVYPLLTRLKNDGLLNYRWEESTSGPPRKYYSLTEEGQEFLKELNNTWTELSDAVNIITSQN from the coding sequence ATGAACATTGAGAACACCAAAGCTCAGATGCGTAAAGGAATTCTGGAGTTTTGCATCCTTTCGGTAATAAAAGAAAAAGATGCCTATACTTCTGAAATTCTGGACACTCTAAAAAACGCAAAACTCTTAGTAGTTGAAGGAACAGTATATCCGTTGCTGACACGATTAAAAAATGACGGTCTTCTTAATTATCGTTGGGAAGAATCCACTTCCGGTCCGCCGAGAAAGTATTACAGTCTGACAGAGGAAGGACAAGAATTTTTAAAAGAATTGAATAATACCTGGACAGAATTATCTGATGCAGTAAACATTATAACTAGCCAAAACTAA
- a CDS encoding DUF4870 domain-containing protein produces MTTTNEKNTATILHLSTLTQYFIPFGNYFFPILIWALKKDKSDFVDYNGKQTLNFQLSMLLYSLVLLLIAVPILIYVVFKNVSFSSFENGDFIMDHISTGNITGIVIIAVAAAILFGVLKVVEFFLVIYAAVKSSNGQRYHYPLAINFLK; encoded by the coding sequence ATGACAACAACTAATGAAAAGAACACCGCTACAATATTACACTTGAGTACTTTAACTCAGTATTTTATTCCGTTTGGCAATTATTTCTTCCCTATTTTAATATGGGCCTTAAAAAAAGACAAATCGGATTTTGTAGACTATAATGGAAAACAAACATTGAATTTCCAATTGAGCATGTTATTATATTCACTGGTTTTATTATTAATTGCTGTTCCGATACTTATTTATGTAGTATTTAAAAATGTATCCTTCAGCAGCTTTGAAAACGGTGACTTTATAATGGATCACATTTCAACCGGGAACATAACCGGGATCGTTATCATCGCAGTAGCAGCGGCGATTTTATTCGGGGTATTAAAAGTAGTGGAATTTTTCCTTGTCATTTATGCCGCTGTAAAAAGCAGCAACGGACAACGCTACCACTACCCGTTAGCCATTAATTTTTTAAAATAA
- a CDS encoding DUF4442 domain-containing protein: MEFTPSKLNTFLFFKLPSAFWSGVRVKKISAASCLVSVKHRWINQNPFNSMYFAVQAMAAELTTGALVMYQIQQSGKKISMLVANNKGNFSKKAKGRITFVCNDGHLIEEAIKQTVATGEGQTFWMKSIGTDEKGDQVSEMDFEWSVRIK, from the coding sequence ATGGAATTTACCCCGTCAAAATTAAATACCTTTTTATTCTTTAAATTACCATCGGCATTTTGGAGTGGTGTCAGGGTTAAAAAGATCTCGGCTGCTTCCTGTCTGGTTTCGGTAAAGCATCGCTGGATTAACCAGAATCCTTTTAACTCGATGTATTTTGCGGTTCAGGCCATGGCGGCCGAATTGACAACAGGTGCATTGGTGATGTACCAGATACAGCAAAGCGGCAAAAAAATATCCATGCTGGTGGCGAATAATAAAGGGAACTTTTCCAAAAAGGCAAAAGGGAGAATAACTTTTGTGTGCAATGACGGTCATTTAATTGAAGAAGCGATTAAGCAAACGGTTGCTACCGGTGAAGGGCAGACCTTCTGGATGAAATCGATCGGAACCGATGAAAAAGGGGATCAGGTTTCTGAAATGGATTTTGAATGGAGTGTGAGAATCAAGTAG